One genomic region from Cucumis melo cultivar AY chromosome 9, USDA_Cmelo_AY_1.0, whole genome shotgun sequence encodes:
- the LOC103482672 gene encoding AT-hook motif nuclear-localized protein 22, with protein MDSHSLPPPFHTRDFHLQQHPFHTNTNNNNSEEEHSTTTTRLKRDRDDDTNNSNPNSAGDPTPDGEITRRPRGRPAGSKNKPKPPIIITRDSANALRTHVIEVTDGCDIVDSVATFARRRQRGVCIMSGTGTVTNVTLRQPASPGAIVNLHGRFEILSLAGSFLPPPAPPAATTLTIYLAGGQGQVVGGSVVGTLIASGPVVIMAASFSNAAYERLPLEEDDQPPLPSLQGGGGIGSPDEVGQSQITAQTAHHQQQQQNQQQQQQLLNDGNAPLFHGLPPNLLNSIQMPPSESPYWATARPPY; from the coding sequence ATGGATTCCCACTCCCTTCCCCCTCCTTTCCACACCCGTGATTTCCATCTCCAACAACATCCATTCCACACcaacaccaacaacaacaaTTCCGAAGAAGAACATAGCACCACCACCACCCGTCTCAAACGCGACCGTGATGACGACACCAACAACTCCAACCCCAACTCCGCTGGCGACCCCACCCCCGACGGAGAAATCACTCGTCGCCCTAGAGGACGCCCCGCTGGATCCAAAAACAAACCTAAACCACCCATTATCATTACTCGCGACAGCGCCAACGCTCTCCGTACTCACGTCATCGAAGTCACCGATGGCTGCGACATCGTTGATAGCGTCGCTACCTTCGCTCGACGTCGTCAACGTGGTGTTTGTATTATGAGTGGTACCGGTACGGTTACAAACGTTACTCTCCGTCAACCCGCTTCACCCGGTGCAATTGTCAACTTACATGGCCGGTTCGAGATCTTATCTCTTGCCGGTTCGTTTCTTCCTCCTCCTGCTCCTCCAGCTGCTACTACTTTGACTATTTATCTCGCTGGTGGTCAAGGGCAAGTCGTCGGTGGTAGCGTTGTTGGTACTTTGATCGCTTCCGGTCCTGTCGTTATTATGGCTGCTTCGTTTAGTAACGCGGCGTATGAACGGCTTCCATTGGAGGAAGACGATCAACCACCGCTTCCGTCGCTGCAAGGCGGCGGGGGAATTGGGTCGCCGGATGAAGTTGGGCAGTCACAAATAACGGCGCAAACGGCACATCATCAACAACAGCAACAGAATCAACAACAACAGCAGCAACTACTTAACGATGGTAATGCGCCGTTATTTCACGGTTTGCCTCCGAATCTCTTGAATTCAATTCAAATGCCACCGTCGGAATCACCGTATTGGGCAACTGCCCGTCCTCCGTACTAA
- the LOC103482673 gene encoding kinesin-like protein KIN-UA isoform X1, with protein MAASGGTSYRNGATSRNSLKLDKPFSANSSNSKSSLKSKSLPNSALRRSSPAALGVAKDDGGVPGRVRVAVRLRPRNTEESIADADFADCVELQPELKRLKLRKNNWDSDTYEFDEVLTEFASQKRVYEVVAKPVVESVLDGYNGTIMAYGQTGTGKTYTLGRLGEEDTADRGIMVRAMEDILAEVSLETDSVSVSYLQLYMESIQDLLDPANDNISIVEDPKTGDVSVPGATLVEIRHQESFVELLRLGEAHRFAANTKLNTESSRSHAILMVHVKRSLKGRDSTLSSDNSHLVKTLKPPIVRKGKLVVVDLAGSERIDKSGSEGHTLEEAKSINLSLSALGKCINALAENSAHVPVRDSKLTRLLRDSFGGTARTSLVITIGPSPRHRGETTSTIMFGQRAMKVENMLKIKEEFDYKSLSRRLDIQLDKLIAEHERQQKAFEIEIERITKEAQDRISEADRSHSNALEKERLKYQKDYMESIKKLEDQLMVKQKKLGGEKVINEEVAASASSVIANGEGLTVSADKEVAELKKLVKKEIVLRKAAEEEVNNLRNQVAQLKRSEISCNSEILKLRKTLEDEQNQKKKLEGDIAMLQSQLLQLSFEADETSRRLDRGEPGKVLGSLDSLVQQVKHSQAQDAGNGEKASVAKLFEQVGLQKILSLLEAEDYDVRIHAVKVVANLAAEETNQQKIVEAGGLSSLLMLLRSTEDETIHRVAAGAIANLAMNETNQELIMSQGGISLLSMTAANAEDPQTLRMVAGAIANLCGNDKLQTKLRGEGGIKALLGMVRCRHPDVLAQVARGIANFAKCESRASTQGTGTKAGKSFLIEDGALPWIVQNANNEASTIKRHIELALCHLAQHEVNAKDMIIGGALWELVRISRDCSREDIRTLAHRTLISSPTFQAEMRRLRIDY; from the exons TTCCTGGAAGAGTTCGAGTGGCTGTTAGATTGCGACCGCGCAATACAGAAGAATCAATTGCTGATGCTGATTTTGCTGATTGTGTTGAGTTGCAGCCAGAG CTTAAAAGGTTGAAACTTCGGAAGAACAACTGGGATTCAGATACTTATGAGTTTGATGAAGTGCTAACTGAGTTTGCATCTCAAAAACGTGTTTATGAAGTCGTGGCGAAACCTGTTGTGGAG AGTGTATTGGATGGCTACAATGGAACAATTATGGCATATGGTCAAACTGGTACTGGTAAAACATATACTCTTGGAAGACTAGGAGAGGAAGACACTGCTGATCGTGGAATCATGGTGCGTGCTATGGAGGACATCTTGGCTGAAGTTTCTTTGGAGACTGATTCTGTCTCAGTATCCTACCTGCAG CTTTATATGGAGAGCATACAGGACCTTCTTGACCCTGCAAATGATAACATTTCCATTGTTGAAGATCCTAAAACTGGAGATGTTTCAGTACCTGGGGCTACCCTCGTAGAAATTAGACACCAAGAGAGCTTTGTGGAACTACTAAGGTTGGGGGAAGCTCATCGGTTTGCTGCGAATACAAAACTGAACACTGAATCTTCCCGTAGTCATGCAATTCTCATG GTACACGTAAAACGGTCTCTAAAAGGAAGGGATTCAACTCTGTCAAGTGATAATTCTCATTTAGTTAAGACGCTGAAACCTCCAATTGTTCGGAAGGGTAAATTAGTGGTGGTAGATCTTGCTGGTTCAGAGCGTATTGACAAGTCAG GAAGTGAAGGACATACACTTGAAGAAGCCAAATCCATCAATCTCTCCCTGAGTGCATTAGGGAAATGCATAAATGCACTAGCGGAGAATAGTGCACACGTTCCAGTTAGGGATTCAAAGCTGACAAGATTACTTCGGGATTCATTTGGGG GAACGGCAAGAACTTCATTGGTTATTACTATTGGTCCTTCACCTCGGCATCGTGGAGAGACCACGAGTACAATAATGTTTGGCCAACGG GCTATGAAGGTGGAAAATATGCTGAAGATAAAAGAAGAATTTGATTATAAGAGTTTGTCGAGAAGGTTAGACATTCAATTAGACAAACTGATTGCAGAACATGAAAGGCAGCAAAAGGCATTTGAGATTGAAATTGAGAGAATTACCAAAGAAGCACAGGATCGCATATCCGAGGCTGATAGAAGTCATTCAAATGCCCTAGAG AAGGAAAGGCTGAAATATCAGAAGGATTACATGGAATCAATCAAGAAGCTTGAAGATCAATTGATGGTGAAGCAGAAGAAGCTTGGTGGGGAGaaagtaattaatgaagaagtTGCTGCATCTGCTTCTAGTGTAATTGCTAATGGGGAG GGTTTGACAGTGTCTGCTGACAAGGAAGTGGCAGAGCTAAAGAAGTTGGTTAAAAAGGAAATAGTTTTGAGGAAAGCAGCAGAAGAGGAAGTTAACAATCTTAGAAATCAAGTAGCCCAACTGAAGAGATCAGAG ATCTCATGCAATTCAGAGATCTTAAAGCTCCGCAAAACTCTGGAGGATGagcaaaatcagaaaaaaaaactagaagGAGATATAGCTATGCTACAGAGCCAGTTGTTGCAATTGAGCTTTGAAGCAGATGAG ACCAGTAGACGACTAGACAGAGGTGAGCCTGGTAAAGTTCTCGGTTCTCTAGATTCTCTCGTGCAACAAGTTAAGCACTCACAGGCTCAGGATGCTGGAAACGGGGAGAAGGCTTCAGTGGCCAAACTCTTTGAGCAAG TTGGACTGCAAAAGATCTTGTCGTTGCTGGAAGCTGAAGATTATGACGTCAGGATTCATGCTGTGAAAGTGGTTGCAAATCTAGCAGCTGAAG AAACAAATCAGCAAAAAATTGTTGAGGCTGGAGGCCTTTCATCTTTGCTGATGCTACTCAGAAGCACCGAGGATGAGACAATTCACAGAGTTGCTGCAGGGGCGATTGCAAATCTAGCAATGAATG AGACCAACCAAGAACTCATTATGTCCCAAGGAGGCATTAGCTTACTGTCCATGACCGCTGCCAACGCTGAGGATCCCCAAACGCTTCGTATGGTTGCCGGAGCAATCGCCAATTTATGTGGCAATG ATAAGTTGCAGACGAAGCTAAGGGGCGAAGGCGGTATTAAGGCATTGCTTGGTATGGTAAGATGCAGACATCCTGATGTTCTTGCACAAGTTGCTAGAGGAATTGCAAATTTCGCAAAGTGCGAGTCGAGGGCCTCTACACAAG GAACAGGGACCAAGGCTGGAAAGTCTTTCTTAATTGAAGATGGAGCACTCCCATGGATTGTACAGAACGCCAACAATGAAGCATCCACTATCAAACGACATATCGAACTTGCACTCTGTCATTTAGCACAGCATG AAGTGAACGCAAAAGACATGATCATCGGAGGTGCCCTATGGGAACTGGTTCGAATATCCAGAGACTGTTCACGGGAAGACATAAGAACTCTTGCACATCGAACATTAATATCAAGTCCAACATTTCAAGCCGAAATGAGGCGATTACGAATAGATTATTGA
- the LOC103482673 gene encoding kinesin-like protein KIN-UA isoform X2, whose product MAASGGTSYRNGATSRNSLKLDKPFSANSSNSKSSLKSKSLPNSALRRSSPAALGVAKDDGGVPGRVRVAVRLRPRNTEESIADADFADCVELQPELKRLKLRKNNWDSDTYEFDEVLTEFASQKRVYEVVAKPVVESVLDGYNGTIMAYGQTGTGKTYTLGRLGEEDTADRGIMVRAMEDILAEVSLETDSVSVSYLQLYMESIQDLLDPANDNISIVEDPKTGDVSVPGATLVEIRHQESFVELLRLGEAHRFAANTKLNTESSRSHAILMVHVKRSLKGRDSTLSSDNSHLVKTLKPPIVRKGKLVVVDLAGSERIDKSGSEGHTLEEAKSINLSLSALGKCINALAENSAHVPVRDSKLTRLLRDSFGGTARTSLVITIGPSPRHRGETTSTIMFGQRAMKVENMLKIKEEFDYKSLSRRLDIQLDKLIAEHERQQKAFEIEIERITKEAQDRISEADRSHSNALEKERLKYQKDYMESIKKLEDQLMVKQKKLGGEKVINEEVAASASSVIANGEGLTVSADKEVAELKKLVKKEIVLRKAAEEEVNNLRNQVAQLKRSEISCNSEILKLRKTLEDEQNQKKKLEGDIAMLQSQLLQLSFEADETSRRLDRGEPGKVLGSLDSLVQQVKHSQAQDAGNGEKASVAKLFEQVGLQKILSLLEAEDYDVRIHAVKVVANLAAEETNQQKIVEAGGLSSLLMLLRSTEDETIHRVAAGAIANLAMNETNQELIMSQGGISLLSMTAANAEDPQTLRMVAGAIANLCGNDKLQTKLRGEGGIKALLGMVRCRHPDVLAQVARGIANFAKCESRASTQGTKAGKSFLIEDGALPWIVQNANNEASTIKRHIELALCHLAQHEVNAKDMIIGGALWELVRISRDCSREDIRTLAHRTLISSPTFQAEMRRLRIDY is encoded by the exons TTCCTGGAAGAGTTCGAGTGGCTGTTAGATTGCGACCGCGCAATACAGAAGAATCAATTGCTGATGCTGATTTTGCTGATTGTGTTGAGTTGCAGCCAGAG CTTAAAAGGTTGAAACTTCGGAAGAACAACTGGGATTCAGATACTTATGAGTTTGATGAAGTGCTAACTGAGTTTGCATCTCAAAAACGTGTTTATGAAGTCGTGGCGAAACCTGTTGTGGAG AGTGTATTGGATGGCTACAATGGAACAATTATGGCATATGGTCAAACTGGTACTGGTAAAACATATACTCTTGGAAGACTAGGAGAGGAAGACACTGCTGATCGTGGAATCATGGTGCGTGCTATGGAGGACATCTTGGCTGAAGTTTCTTTGGAGACTGATTCTGTCTCAGTATCCTACCTGCAG CTTTATATGGAGAGCATACAGGACCTTCTTGACCCTGCAAATGATAACATTTCCATTGTTGAAGATCCTAAAACTGGAGATGTTTCAGTACCTGGGGCTACCCTCGTAGAAATTAGACACCAAGAGAGCTTTGTGGAACTACTAAGGTTGGGGGAAGCTCATCGGTTTGCTGCGAATACAAAACTGAACACTGAATCTTCCCGTAGTCATGCAATTCTCATG GTACACGTAAAACGGTCTCTAAAAGGAAGGGATTCAACTCTGTCAAGTGATAATTCTCATTTAGTTAAGACGCTGAAACCTCCAATTGTTCGGAAGGGTAAATTAGTGGTGGTAGATCTTGCTGGTTCAGAGCGTATTGACAAGTCAG GAAGTGAAGGACATACACTTGAAGAAGCCAAATCCATCAATCTCTCCCTGAGTGCATTAGGGAAATGCATAAATGCACTAGCGGAGAATAGTGCACACGTTCCAGTTAGGGATTCAAAGCTGACAAGATTACTTCGGGATTCATTTGGGG GAACGGCAAGAACTTCATTGGTTATTACTATTGGTCCTTCACCTCGGCATCGTGGAGAGACCACGAGTACAATAATGTTTGGCCAACGG GCTATGAAGGTGGAAAATATGCTGAAGATAAAAGAAGAATTTGATTATAAGAGTTTGTCGAGAAGGTTAGACATTCAATTAGACAAACTGATTGCAGAACATGAAAGGCAGCAAAAGGCATTTGAGATTGAAATTGAGAGAATTACCAAAGAAGCACAGGATCGCATATCCGAGGCTGATAGAAGTCATTCAAATGCCCTAGAG AAGGAAAGGCTGAAATATCAGAAGGATTACATGGAATCAATCAAGAAGCTTGAAGATCAATTGATGGTGAAGCAGAAGAAGCTTGGTGGGGAGaaagtaattaatgaagaagtTGCTGCATCTGCTTCTAGTGTAATTGCTAATGGGGAG GGTTTGACAGTGTCTGCTGACAAGGAAGTGGCAGAGCTAAAGAAGTTGGTTAAAAAGGAAATAGTTTTGAGGAAAGCAGCAGAAGAGGAAGTTAACAATCTTAGAAATCAAGTAGCCCAACTGAAGAGATCAGAG ATCTCATGCAATTCAGAGATCTTAAAGCTCCGCAAAACTCTGGAGGATGagcaaaatcagaaaaaaaaactagaagGAGATATAGCTATGCTACAGAGCCAGTTGTTGCAATTGAGCTTTGAAGCAGATGAG ACCAGTAGACGACTAGACAGAGGTGAGCCTGGTAAAGTTCTCGGTTCTCTAGATTCTCTCGTGCAACAAGTTAAGCACTCACAGGCTCAGGATGCTGGAAACGGGGAGAAGGCTTCAGTGGCCAAACTCTTTGAGCAAG TTGGACTGCAAAAGATCTTGTCGTTGCTGGAAGCTGAAGATTATGACGTCAGGATTCATGCTGTGAAAGTGGTTGCAAATCTAGCAGCTGAAG AAACAAATCAGCAAAAAATTGTTGAGGCTGGAGGCCTTTCATCTTTGCTGATGCTACTCAGAAGCACCGAGGATGAGACAATTCACAGAGTTGCTGCAGGGGCGATTGCAAATCTAGCAATGAATG AGACCAACCAAGAACTCATTATGTCCCAAGGAGGCATTAGCTTACTGTCCATGACCGCTGCCAACGCTGAGGATCCCCAAACGCTTCGTATGGTTGCCGGAGCAATCGCCAATTTATGTGGCAATG ATAAGTTGCAGACGAAGCTAAGGGGCGAAGGCGGTATTAAGGCATTGCTTGGTATGGTAAGATGCAGACATCCTGATGTTCTTGCACAAGTTGCTAGAGGAATTGCAAATTTCGCAAAGTGCGAGTCGAGGGCCTCTACACAAG GGACCAAGGCTGGAAAGTCTTTCTTAATTGAAGATGGAGCACTCCCATGGATTGTACAGAACGCCAACAATGAAGCATCCACTATCAAACGACATATCGAACTTGCACTCTGTCATTTAGCACAGCATG AAGTGAACGCAAAAGACATGATCATCGGAGGTGCCCTATGGGAACTGGTTCGAATATCCAGAGACTGTTCACGGGAAGACATAAGAACTCTTGCACATCGAACATTAATATCAAGTCCAACATTTCAAGCCGAAATGAGGCGATTACGAATAGATTATTGA